The Streptomyces laurentii region CCCGTGAGATCACGGATGCCGCGACGGGTCACTGCATCGGCGGCCGGGGCGGCATCGGCTGCAGGGGCTGCACCGGAGCCCCGGCCGGACCACCGGGATGGGGGCCGACCTGCGCGGGGCCGCCCTGCCCGGAAACACCGGGGCCCGGCACGCCGGGGCCGGGACCACCCGGACCGGGGCCGAGCCGACCGGGCCCGAGCTGCCCCGGACCGGCCTGACCGGGAACGCCCTGTCCGTGAACGCCCTGTCCGTGAACGCCCTGTCCGTGAACACCCGGACCCGGCATGCCCGGACCGGGTACACCCGGACCCGGACCGCCAGGGCCCGGGCCGACTGGGCCGGGATTGGCCGGCGGCATCTGGATCACACGGCTCAGGTCGCGCAGCACCTCCTCGGCGGCCCGGCGGACCTCGCCGGGAACGTCCCCCTGCTCGCGTATGAGCTCGGCGTAGATGGGGGCGGTGGTGTCCGCGTAGTTCATGGGCTCGCTTCCTCGGGCTTCTGCGACATGCTTCGGGCGGCGAGTCTACGGGGCGCGGTGTCCTCCCACCGGCGCGGGCCCGGATCCCGTCCCGCGCCGCGGGCACGCGCCTCGGCCGGTCCCGCCCGGGCTCCCCGGCCCGCTCGTGAATTCGCTGGTGGGACCCACAGTTCGACGGAACAATGACCTCCTCGAACAGGGGAGGGAACATGAGCCAGGCGTACCCGACGCCGCTCACGCTCGACGCGCTGCTGCCCCCGCAGGAGCTCGCCGCCGCCGTCACGGCCGGACACGTGATCCGCAAGACGCATCCGACGCTGCCGCTGTCGCTCTACACGTACTCGCGGACATGCCAGTACGAGGGCGTCTGGAACAGGGTCACCACCCGATGCCGCGGCCTCGTCGCCGACGACCGCACCGGCCGGATCGTCGCCCTGCCCCTGCCCAAGTTCTTCAACGTCTCCGAACACGCCCTCGGCCGCCCCTACGCGCCCGCGCTGCCTGACGAGCCATTCGAGGTGTACGAGAAGGTCGACGGCAGCCTCGGTGTGGTCTTCCACTACGAGGGCCGCTGGCTGGCCGCCACCCGCGGATCCTTCGTCAGCACCCAGGCCGCCTGGGCGCAGCACCGCCTCGACGCCGCCGACACCACCGCGCTCGTGCCCGGGGTGACGTACCTCGCCGAGATCCTCCACCCCGCGAACCGCATCGTCGTCGACTACGGCGAGCGCCGGGACCTCGTGCTGCTCGCCGCGTTCGGCGCCGACGGCGCGGAGGTCCCGCTCGCCGAGGCCGCGCGCGGCTGGCAGCCGGTCGGCTCGGTCGTCACCGTCCACCCGCCGCTGCCGCTCGACGAGCTGCTGAAGCTGACGGAGTCGAGCACCCTGCCCGACGGCCGGCCCGCCACCGGCACCGACGCCGAGGGCTTCGTGCTGCGCTTCGGCTCCGGCCTGCGTGCCAAGGCCAAGATCGCCGAGTACGTGCGGCTGCACCGGATCCTCACCGGTGTCACCGCCCGCGACATCTGGCGCGGCCACGGCATCCAGCGCTTCGCCGGCACCGAGGCGAAGACACTGGCGCAGGGCCTCGGGCTGGCACCTGCCGAACTCGACGGCATACGTGCCCGGGGCGGCCGCCCGCTGGACGATCTCCTGGAGCAGGTGCCCGACGAGTTCGACGCCTGGGTGCGGTCCGTGATCGACGGACTGGAGACGGAGTCCGCCGCCCGCGAACACGCCATCGACGAGGCCTACGTCGCGGTGGCCCACCTCGCCGGCGACCGGGCCGCCTTCGCCCGCGCCGCCGCGGCCCTGCCCGACCGGAGGCTGCGCGCCGCCCTCTTCCTGCGCCTCGACGGGCGCCGCACCGACCTGGCGATCTGGCGCGAGCTCCGCCCCGAAGCCGCCGACGCCTTCACCACCGACGAGGAGAACTGATCGTGCCCGTGGTCCATGTCATGACCGGACTGCCCGCCTCCGGCAAGACCACCGCCGCCCGCGCCCTGCAGCGGGAGGCCGAGGGCCGGATGCGCCGCGTCAACCTCGACGACCTGCGCACCATGCTCGACCTGCCCGGCGACGGCCGCCGCTCGCACGTCCACGAGCAGACCGTCCTCGGCATCCAGGACACGGCGATCCGGGCGGCCGTCGACGACGACTTCGACGTGGTCGTCGACAACACCCACCTGACCCCGCACATCCCGCGCCGCCTCAAGGCCGCCGTCGCCGGCCGCGACGCCGTCTTCGTGGTGCACGACTTCACCGACGTCCCTCTTGAGGAGTGCCTGCGCCGCGACGCGGAGCGGGACCGGCCGGTCGGCGAGGAGATCATCCGCATCCTCGCCGACAAGCACGCCAAGGCCGTCCGCGGCGGCTGGCGGCTCACCGGCGACTGGCTCAACGACCGCCCCGCCGTCACCCCGTACGTCGCCGACCCCGCCCTGCCGTCCGCCGTCCTGTGCGACATCGACGGCACCCTCGCGCTGCGCGGCGACCGCGGACCGTACGACTTCACCCGCTGCGACCTCGACCTGATCAACCTGCCGGTGCGCGACGCGCTGCGTGCCTTCCGGAACTCCCACCAGGACCGCGTCGTGCTGCTCTCGGGCCGCAGTGAGGACCACCGGGAGATCACGGAGGCATGGCTGGCGCGGTACGAGGTGCCGTACGACGAGCTGTGGATGCGGGCGTCCGGCGACGGGCGCCCGGACGACCTGGTGAAGGCCGAGCTGTTCGACGCGCACGTCCGCCACCGTCACGCGGTGCGGGTCTCGCTCGACGACCGGGACCGGGTGGTCGATGTCTGGCGCCGGATGGGACTGCCGACCTGGCAGGTCAACTACGGCAACTTCTGAGGGCCGGGCCGGGCCGACCGCCTTGCCGGGTGATGCTCGGGCGCACGGTCCACCGGCGCCGTACGGTCCGTCGGTCCGCGTCGCTCGCCCGTCGGTCCGCGTCGCCCGGCCGGTTGACGCGTCCCTCGTCCGGGTGGGTGGCGCGTCCCTCGTCCGGGCGGCGGAGGGGACCGGGAGGGACGTTCGACCGGGGCCGGATGCCGGTTCCGTCCGGACCGTCCTAGGGTAGGTCGGTGGACCACCCCGCACGGCCCGCGCCCGGAACCGCACGATCGAGGAGATGTTCCCCCGCATGATCCGCCGCACCGACGAGGTCGAAGACCTCATGCACCGCTTTCCGCACATCCCTAAGGAGGCGGTGATCAAGGAGGACCTCCTGCGCGGCGGCATCGCCTTCGACGACTCGGCGCTCACCGACTCCGGCGACGAGGCGTCGGGCGAGGTCAAGCCCAAGTCGTACTTCATCTTCTCCTTCGACCACCGCACCCTGCCGGAGCTGGGCGAGGCCGCGCTGCGCCGCCCGCCGGAGGAGATCGTCCTCACCGGCGGCCCGTACGAGCTGCGCCGCACCGTCGTCTCCGTACGCGTCAACCCGGCCTCCCCGTACCGGGTCGCCGCGGGCGACGACGGCATGCTCGGGCTCTACCTCGACGGCCGCCGGATCTCCGACGTCGGCCTGCCGCCGATGCCCGAGTACTACCGGCACACGCTCTCCAACGGGAAGTCGGTGATGGAGGTCGCGCCCACCATCCAGTGGGGCTACCTCGTCTACCTGACGGTCTTCCGGGTCTGCCAGTACTTCGGCGCCAAGGAGGAGTGCCAGTACTGCGACATCAACCACAACTGGCGCCAGCACAAGGCCGCCGGCCGCCCCTACACCGGAGTGAAGCCGGTCGAGGAGGTGCTGGAGGCGCTGGAGATCATCGACAAGTACGACACCACCGGCTCGTCCACCGCGTACACCCTCACCGGCGGAGCCGTCACCTCGCACATCGGCGGCAAGGACGAGGCCGACTTCTACGGCCAGTACGCCCAGGCCATCGAGGAGCGCTTCCCCGGCCGCTGGATCGGCAAGGTCGTCGCCCAGGCGCTGCCCAAGGCCGACGTCCAGCGCTTCAAGGACTACGGCATCCAGATCTACCACCCCAACTACGAGGTGTGGGACAAGCGGCTGTTCGAGCTGTACTGCCCGGGCAAGGAGCGCTACGTGGGCCGCGACGAGTGGCACCGCCGCATTCTCGACTCCGCCGAGGTCTTCGGTCCGCGCAACGTCATCCCCAACTTCGTGGCGGGCGTGGAGATGGCCGAGCCGTTCGGCTTCAAGACGGTCGACGAGGCCATCGCGTCCACCACCGAGGGACTCGAGTACTTCATGTCGCGCGGCATCACGCCCCGCTTCACCACCTGGTGCCCGGAGCCCACCACTCCGCTGGGCAAGGCCAACCCCGGGGGCGCGCCGCTGGAGTACCACATCCGGCTTCTCGAGGCGTACCGCGCGACCATGGAGTCCAACAGTCTCAGCTCGCCTCCCGGCTACGGTCCGGCGGGCCCCGGCCGCGCGGTCTTCTCGGTGAGCTCCTTCATGGACAGCCTCCCCGCGGAGTCCTGACCGGCGGCCGGCCGTGCCGGGCGCGGGGCCGGGTGAGTCACCCGTCCCCGTCCCCGGCGCGGAAGGAGCATCCGAGGATGCGCGAGCTGCTGGCCGACGCGATCCGCACGCTGGTCCCGCCGAAAGGGGACCGGCACGGGCCGCTGCCGCCCCTGATGCTCGGGCTCACCGTGGTCACCGGCCTGGTGGACGCGGTGAGCTATCTGGCGCTCGGGCACGTCTTCGTCGCCAACATGACCGGCAACGTGGTCTTCCTCGGCTTCGCGCTGGCGGGTGCCCAGGGTCTGTCCGCGCCCGCCTCCGTCACCGCGCTCGCCGCGTTCCTGACCGGCGCGGCGGTCGGCGGGCGCTTCGGTGCCGGCCGTACGGCGCACCGGGGCCGGCTGCTCGCGGCCACGACGGCCGTCCAGGCGCTGCTGGTCGCGGGCGCGCTCGGGGTCGGGCTCGCGGGGCACGACCGGGTGGGCGCCGCCGTCCAGTACCCCCTGATCGTGCTGCTCGGCCTCGCCATGGGACTGCAGAACGCGGTGGTCCGGCGGCTCGCGGTGCCGGACCTGACCACCACGGTGCTGACCATGACCCTGACCGGTCTCGCCGCGGACGCGGGCCCGGCGGGCGGGGCGGCCCCGCGGCCGGGCCGGCGGATCCTCTCCGTCCTGGCGATGTTCCTCGGCGCGCTCGGCGGCGCCGCGCTGCTGCGGACCGGGATCCCGCTCGCGCTCGGGGCGACCCTGGCTCTGCTCGTCCTGGCCGCGGTGGGCCTGTGGCGGCTGTCGGCGTCCGACCCGGCCGCGCCCTGGGCCGCGCCATAGAATTCCTCGAAGGCGGGCGGCCGAGGGACCGGATCAGCGGGCCGGGGTGTCCCGTACGGGGTGCTTGCTGAGGATCGAGACCCGGTTGAAGGCGTTGATGGTGATGGCCACCCAGAGCACGGCGGAGAGCTGGTCGTCGTCGAGCACGGCGCGGGCGTCGGCGTACGCGCGTTCCTGCGCGAGCGCGTCGGAGGGATGGGTGGTGGCCTCGGCCAGGGCGAGGGCCGCGCGCTCGCGCGGGGTGAAGAGCTGGGTGTCCCGCCAGGCGGCGAGCACCCCGAGCCGCCGGTTCGTCTCTCCGGCCCGCAGTGCGGCCCGGGTGTGCACGTCGAGGCAGGAGGCGCAGCCGTTGAGCTGCGAGACGCGAAGGTTGACCAGCTCGACGAGCACCCGGTCCAGGCCCGCCTCGGCGGCCGTCGCGCGGACGGCGTCGGCGGTCCGCAGCAGCTCCCGGTACGCGGCCGGGCTCTGCTTGTCGAGGTAGATCCGCCCGGTCGTCTGCACCGCGGTCTCCGTCATGTCGCTCACGTCGTACTTCCTTCGCTGCTGGGCCCGTCCGCCGGGAGTTGCCGTCGGACCCCATCATCGTCCATGATTGTTGAAAATGAAACTACAAGTTGGCGGAGAGGATCGGAAGCATGCGTGACACGGAGGTCGAGATCCTCACGGCACGGGACGTCCCGCTGGGCGGACCGCGCGCCATGACCGTACGCCGTACGCTGCCGCAGCGGGCGCGGACCACCATCGGAGCCTGGTGTTTCGCCGACCATTACGGCCCCGACCGGGTCGCCGAGTCCGGCGGCATGGACGTCGCCCCGCACCCGCACATCGGGCTGCAGACGGCGAGCTGGCTCTTCACGGGGGAGATCGAGCACCGCGACAGCCTCGGCGTCCACGCCTTCGTGCGCCCCGGCGAACTCAACCTGATGACCGGCGGCCACGGCATCAGCCACTCCGAGGTCTCTACCCCCGACACCACCGTCCTGCACGGTGTCCAGCTGTGGGTGGCCCTGCCGGACGCGCACCGCCACGCCCCGCGTGACTTCCAGCACCACGCCCCGCGGTCGTTTCGCGTCGACGGCGCGGAACTCCGGGTCTTCCTCGGCACGCTCGCCGGCGAGACCTCCCCGGTGAACACCTTCACCCCGCTGCTCGGTGCCGAACTCCTCCTCGATCCCGGCGCCACCGTCACCTTCGACGTCGACCCGGCCTTCGAGCACGGCCTCCTCGTCGACGAGGGCGACGTCCGCTTCGACGGCGCCCTGCTGCGCCCCGCCCAGCTCGGCTACGCCGCCACGGGCCGGACGACCCTGACCCTCGTCAACGAGTCCGCCGACCGCGCCCGCGCGGTCCTCCTCGGCGGCACCCCGTTCGAAGAGGACCTCGTCATCTGGTGGAACTTCATCGCCCGATCCGGTGATGAGATCGTACAAGCCCGAAAGGACTGGGAGGAAGGCACGCGGTTCGGGGAGGTGCACGGCTACGACGGCGCCCGACTGCCCGCTCCGGCGTTGCCCACCACGCCTCTGAAGCCGCGTCATCGGGTGCGTTGACCTGCGGAAACGTGTGACTGGGTGGCGGCGCCCCGGCTGGCGGCCGTCAAGCCTGGAACATCGATCCGCTGTCTGTTGCGTGCTCGGCAAGTGGAAGTCGGCTGGGCTCGGCAGTGGGGTCTGCCGAGCCCCGTGTTCGGGAGCGTGTGACAAGGTTTAGTCGGATCGATGCTGACCTTGTGCTGACTTTTTTGACGGGCCGTCAGCCTGGGGGTTCGGCCGCTGGGCGGCGTATGAAGCCGCGGATCGTCTCGGTGAGGGGGCGTGTATCGGCTAGCCCGTGAGCGGCGGGCGGTATGAGGCGACTCTTGTCGACGACAGCCTGTCCGGCGCCCAGGGCTGGCGAAAGTATGACCGGTCGGTCGTCCTCCTTGGGCTGCCGTGCCTTCCGCTTCGACGAGTGTTTCGCTGAAGACGGCGACGCATCGCTTTTCCGTACTGGAGGCGTAATCCGAGGATCGGTGTTGGCGGCATCGTCCGGTATCTGAACCACCGTGGTGACACCTGGGGCGATTCCCTCGGCGTGGTCGCATAGAGTGCAAAGGGGGCGACGGATGAGGCCGGTGTCCTGGTCGGCGGGCTGCGGGATCACCGTCCGGGTCCCGTGCCGCCACAGATAGGCACGGATCGCGCGCGACGAGTACGCCTTGTCACGAGAACCGCATCCGGCCTCGTGCGCGGTCTGCCGCGGCTGGCCGGGGTGGATCCGGGCCATCACTTCGGTGGAGGCGGGCGCGTCGCCGGCCTGGCCGGGCGTGAGCACGAAGGTGAGCGGGCGGCAGCGGCCGTCCACGGCGAGGTGGATCTTCGTGGTCAGCCCGCTTCGGGACCGCCCGAGGGCATGATGCTGCGGCTCGCCGGTCGGGCCCCTTTTGCCGGGCCCGGCGGCGTGCTGCTGCGCGCGTACGATCGTCGAGTCGACCGCGACGGCCCAGACCAGGTCGCTCTCGGCGTCGACCTGCGCGAGCAGCGCGGTGAACACGCGCGGCGGACAACATCCACATCCGGCGAGCAGGACAGGAAGAGTTCACCGCTTCAGCTCGTCGCCCTTGGCCTCACCGAACTGCACGGGGAGCCTCAGACATCAAGGCCGGACGTGGGTGTTGCATCCCGGGCCGTGACGCCGGACCGGTCGGCGATCCGGGAAGCGGGGGCCGGAATCCACGAGATGCCGTTCTAGCTTCCTCACGGCTGCGACTTCGGCGCGGCCCGCGATGCCGACTGGACATTGTGGTCCTGGCCTTCGCAATACATGCCCCACGCTTCCTGGTCGGCTCAAGCGCGCGCCGCGAGCCTGATCGGCACCACGATCGAGTGGTACGACAACTCATTCGATCAGGGCTAGGACCTGTGCTTTCCCGGATCTCGGAGGGCGAGAACCAGCACCGAACCAGCACGGGTAAGCGAGGTGCTGATTCGGGACCCGAGGGAGGCCGCTCCGGACGTAATCCGGGGTGCCTTTCGGCTGAGCCTTCCCGTCACTCTGCGTCGCTGCCTCAACCCCGATCCCGGCCTGGGGCACGCTGGAGGCGTGAGCGGTGCACCGGTCGTCGGCGCGCACATGGCGGTCTCAGGCCCGCACCGTGGCTGCCAACCGCTCGGCGAGTTCGGGGCCCTGTTCGCCGAAGGCGTGGATCACCCACTCCCACCGCCTGTCCCGCAAGCGCCCGCCGTTCTTGGTCTGGACATGGATCAGGTAGGCGAGGGAGGCGTCGTGGACGATCGCGGGTGCGTCGTGGTCCTTCGCGATGGCGGTCGCGGCTTCGCGCGGGTTCTGCTGGGCGGTCAGGCGGCAGAAGCCGGACAGCCATCGGGAGGTCGCACTCCCCACGCCACCCCGTGGCAGTTGTCCAGGCAGGGAGACCAGCGGAGCCGGACGCCGGGGAAGGGTCGACCGCGGAGCGGCGACCGCAGGGCCCACCTAGTGGCGAGCTCCGTTATCGACAGGTACCCGCCCTGAGCCGACGTGGCTGAGGCTTCCGTGCGGCCATTGGGGGCCGCGTGCACCGACGGGGTTGGGCAACAGGCCGCAGGGGAAGTCTCTGTCCCGCGGACCGTCGACTGAAGGGGAGCCCTGGGGCGTAAGCAGCCGCTGTCCAAGAGCAGGGGAAGCTTCGGGGACGGAGTTGACGCATGGTGGAACGCCGCATGTCGGTTGCGACGCACTGGGGCAGCTTCGTCGCGGTGGTCGATTCTGGTCGGTTGGTGCGAATCGAGCCGAGGGGCGATGACCCCGCGCCGTCGGCTATCGGCCCCGGAATGGTGGCAGCCGCCGACGACAGCGCTCGCGTGTTGCGCCCCGCGGTGCGCAGGGGCTGGCTGAACGGCCTGCCGCGCGCCCACGACACGACCAGAGGCGCGGACGCCTTCGTGGAGGTGAGCTGGGACGACGCGATCACGCTGGTGAGCGATGAACTCCATCGAGTGCGTTCACAGTACGGAGACAGCGCGGTGTTCGGAGGATCCTACGGCTGGGCGAGTGCGGGCGGGTTCCACAATGCGCAGGGTCAACTCCACCGGTTCCTGGCGTTGGGCGGGGGGTACACCGACTCGCGCAACACGTACAGCACGGCGGCTTTGGAGGTCATCCTCCCGCATGTGATCGGTGGGCAACCCTGGAGCTACCTGTCCCGGATGCCGATGTGGGACGAGATCGCCGAGGGCTGTGAGCTTGTGGTGGCGTTCGGAGGGCTGGCCCTGAAGAACAGCCAAATCAACCCCGGCGGGCTGGCCAGGCACCAGACGCAGAACCTGCAGCGCCGGTGCCGTGAGGCCGGAGTGCGGTTCGTGAACATCAGCCCCATCCGCAGCGATGTCGCCGGCTTCCTCGACGCCGAGTGGCTGCCCGTCACCCCCAACACCGACACCGCCGCGATGCTCGGCATCGCACACACGATGCTGGTCAACGGGTGGCACGATGAGGACTTCCTGCGCCGGTGCTGCGTCGGGTTCGACCGCTTCGCCTCCTATTTGGCCGGCGAGCTCGACGGTGTCCCCAAGGACGCTGCCTGGGCAGCGAGGATCACGGGCATCAGTCGCGACGCGATCACCGACCTGGCTCGCCGTCTCACCACGCGACGTTCTCTCATCATGGTCAACTACGCGGTGCAACGGGCAGACCACGGTGAACAGCCGATCTGGATGTCTGTCGTGCTGGCCGCCATGGCGGGCTCGATGGGGCGGTCCGGCTGCGGCTGGGGCGCGGGCTACGCGACGATGGACGCGACCGGCGTTGCCCGAGGCCGCCCCTTCGTGGCGTCGATTCCCGGGGTTTCCAACCCCGTTCCGGACTTCATCCCTGTGGCAAGGATCGCCGACACCCTGCTGCATCCGGGTCGGACCATCGACTACGACGGCCGGCGCCTCACGTTGCCTGAGCTTCGCCTGGTCTACTGGTGCGGAGGGAACCCGTTCCACCACCACCAAGACCTGCATCGGCTGACCAGGGCCTGGCAGACCCCTGACACGGTGGTGGTTCACGAAGCCTGGTGGAACACCACGGCCAAGTTCGCGGACATCGTCCTTCCCGTCGCCACCAGCTTGGAGCGCGACGACTTCGCCGCCGGACTCTCGGACCCCCACCTCGTCGCGATGCCGAAGGTCCGCGAGCCGGCGGGCGAGTCACGCACCGACCACCAGATCTTCGCCGCCTTGGCCTCCCGGCTCGGATACGAGCAGGAGTTCACGGAGTCGCGCTCCGAGATCGAATGGGTCCGGCATCTGTACGAGCGGACCAAGGCCGAACTCGGCGACGATGCCGTCTTGCCGAGCTTCGACGACTTCTGGCGAAGTTCCACCGCTGAGCTGCCGACGTCGAGCGGACCGTTTCCCGGCAGCTTCGAGGCGCTCCGCTCGGATCCGCAGCGTTTCCCCCTGCCGACACCATCGGGCCGGATCGAGATCTTCTCCGAGGAGATCGACTCCTTCGGCTACGACGACTGCGCCGGACATCCGACGTGGTTGGAACCGGTGGAGTGGCTTCGTGCCGATCTGGCGGACCGATTCCCACTGCATCTGATCTCGAATCAGCCGGCCTCACGCCTGCACAGTCAATACGACAACGGTGGCCGCAGCCTCAGCTCGAAGATCCGTGGCCGTGAGCCCGTGACGATCAACCCGCAGGACGCCGCGTCGCGCGGCATCGAGAACGGCATGGTCGTACGCGTCTACAACGACCGGGGCAGTTGTCTCGCGGGCGCAGTCCTGTCGGACGACGTCAT contains the following coding sequences:
- a CDS encoding hypothetical protein (identified by MetaGeneAnnotator; putative;~sequence version:1); the encoded protein is MNYADTTAPIYAELIREQGDVPGEVRRAAEEVLRDLSRVIQMPPANPGPVGPGPGGPGPGVPGPGMPGPGVHGQGVHGQGVHGQGVPGQAGPGQLGPGRLGPGPGGPGPGVPGPGVSGQGGPAQVGPHPGGPAGAPVQPLQPMPPRPPMQ
- a CDS encoding polynucleotide kinase (RNA ligase; pfam09511;~identified by MetaGeneAnnotator; putative;~polynucleotide kinase or ligase [Streptomyces venezuelae ATCC10712]), producing MSQAYPTPLTLDALLPPQELAAAVTAGHVIRKTHPTLPLSLYTYSRTCQYEGVWNRVTTRCRGLVADDRTGRIVALPLPKFFNVSEHALGRPYAPALPDEPFEVYEKVDGSLGVVFHYEGRWLAATRGSFVSTQAAWAQHRLDAADTTALVPGVTYLAEILHPANRIVVDYGERRDLVLLAAFGADGAEVPLAEAARGWQPVGSVVTVHPPLPLDELLKLTESSTLPDGRPATGTDAEGFVLRFGSGLRAKAKIAEYVRLHRILTGVTARDIWRGHGIQRFAGTEAKTLAQGLGLAPAELDGIRARGGRPLDDLLEQVPDEFDAWVRSVIDGLETESAAREHAIDEAYVAVAHLAGDRAAFARAAAALPDRRLRAALFLRLDGRRTDLAIWRELRPEAADAFTTDEEN
- a CDS encoding phage protein (P-loop containing Nucleoside Triphosphate Hydrolases; cl09099;~identified by MetaGeneAnnotator; putative;~phage protein [Streptomyces pristinaespiralis ATCC25486];~polynucleotide kinase; Provisional; PHA02530), with the protein product MPVVHVMTGLPASGKTTAARALQREAEGRMRRVNLDDLRTMLDLPGDGRRSHVHEQTVLGIQDTAIRAAVDDDFDVVVDNTHLTPHIPRRLKAAVAGRDAVFVVHDFTDVPLEECLRRDAERDRPVGEEIIRILADKHAKAVRGGWRLTGDWLNDRPAVTPYVADPALPSAVLCDIDGTLALRGDRGPYDFTRCDLDLINLPVRDALRAFRNSHQDRVVLLSGRSEDHREITEAWLARYEVPYDELWMRASGDGRPDDLVKAELFDAHVRHRHAVRVSLDDRDRVVDVWRRMGLPTWQVNYGNF
- a CDS encoding fe-S protein (fe-S protein [Streptomyces sp. SPB78];~identified by MetaGeneAnnotator; putative), translated to MIRRTDEVEDLMHRFPHIPKEAVIKEDLLRGGIAFDDSALTDSGDEASGEVKPKSYFIFSFDHRTLPELGEAALRRPPEEIVLTGGPYELRRTVVSVRVNPASPYRVAAGDDGMLGLYLDGRRISDVGLPPMPEYYRHTLSNGKSVMEVAPTIQWGYLVYLTVFRVCQYFGAKEECQYCDINHNWRQHKAAGRPYTGVKPVEEVLEALEIIDKYDTTGSSTAYTLTGGAVTSHIGGKDEADFYGQYAQAIEERFPGRWIGKVVAQALPKADVQRFKDYGIQIYHPNYEVWDKRLFELYCPGKERYVGRDEWHRRILDSAEVFGPRNVIPNFVAGVEMAEPFGFKTVDEAIASTTEGLEYFMSRGITPRFTTWCPEPTTPLGKANPGGAPLEYHIRLLEAYRATMESNSLSSPPGYGPAGPGRAVFSVSSFMDSLPAES
- a CDS encoding hypothetical protein (identified by MetaGeneAnnotator; putative;~sequence version:1), which produces MRELLADAIRTLVPPKGDRHGPLPPLMLGLTVVTGLVDAVSYLALGHVFVANMTGNVVFLGFALAGAQGLSAPASVTALAAFLTGAAVGGRFGAGRTAHRGRLLAATTAVQALLVAGALGVGLAGHDRVGAAVQYPLIVLLGLAMGLQNAVVRRLAVPDLTTTVLTMTLTGLAADAGPAGGAAPRPGRRILSVLAMFLGALGGAALLRTGIPLALGATLALLVLAAVGLWRLSASDPAAPWAAP
- a CDS encoding alkylhydroperoxidase (Carboxymuconolactone decarboxylase family; cl00460;~alkylhydroperoxidase [Streptomyces pristinaespiralis ATCC25486];~identified by MetaGeneAnnotator; putative), coding for MSDMTETAVQTTGRIYLDKQSPAAYRELLRTADAVRATAAEAGLDRVLVELVNLRVSQLNGCASCLDVHTRAALRAGETNRRLGVLAAWRDTQLFTPRERAALALAEATTHPSDALAQERAYADARAVLDDDQLSAVLWVAITINAFNRVSILSKHPVRDTPAR
- a CDS encoding pirin-related protein (Cupin domain; cl09118;~Pirin C-terminal cupin domain; pfam05726;~Pirin-related protein [General function prediction only];~identified by MetaGeneAnnotator; putative;~pirin-related protein [Amycolatopsis mediterranei U32]) — protein: MRDTEVEILTARDVPLGGPRAMTVRRTLPQRARTTIGAWCFADHYGPDRVAESGGMDVAPHPHIGLQTASWLFTGEIEHRDSLGVHAFVRPGELNLMTGGHGISHSEVSTPDTTVLHGVQLWVALPDAHRHAPRDFQHHAPRSFRVDGAELRVFLGTLAGETSPVNTFTPLLGAELLLDPGATVTFDVDPAFEHGLLVDEGDVRFDGALLRPAQLGYAATGRTTLTLVNESADRARAVLLGGTPFEEDLVIWWNFIARSGDEIVQARKDWEEGTRFGEVHGYDGARLPAPALPTTPLKPRHRVR
- a CDS encoding IS4 family transposase (DDE superfamily endonuclease; cl15789;~LOW QUALITY PROTEIN: IS4 family Transposase, partial [Streptomyces griseoflavus Tu4000];~identified by MetaGeneAnnotator; putative;~truncated CDS), translating into MFTALLAQVDAESDLVWAVAVDSTIVRAQQHAAGPGKRGPTGEPQHHALGRSRSGLTTKIHLAVDGRCRPLTFVLTPGQAGDAPASTEVMARIHPGQPRQTAHEAGCGSRDKAYSSRAIRAYLWRHGTRTVIPQPADQDTGLIRRPLCTLCDHAEGIAPGVTTVVQIPDDAANTDPRITPPVRKSDASPSSAKHSSKRKARQPKEDDRPVILSPALGAGQAVVDKSRLIPPAAHGLADTRPLTETIRGFIRRPAAEPPG
- a CDS encoding phosphoglucosamine mutase (identified by MetaGeneAnnotator; putative;~sequence version:1), which produces MLLRAYDRRVDRDGPDQVALGVDLREQRGEHARRTTSTSGEQDRKSSPLQLVALGLTELHGEPQTSRPDVGVASRAVTPDRSAIREAGAGIHEMPF
- a CDS encoding mutT-family protein (MutT-family protein [Streptomyces venezuelae ATCC10712];~identified by MetaGeneAnnotator; putative) codes for the protein MGSATSRWLSGFCRLTAQQNPREAATAIAKDHDAPAIVHDASLAYLIHVQTKNGGRLRDRRWEWVIHAFGEQGPELAERLAATVRA